In the genome of Colletotrichum lupini chromosome 8, complete sequence, one region contains:
- a CDS encoding DNA damage-inducible protein 1, which yields MPMSTLREAIQAETNIAPTSQHLYHNGRLIQDDTQTMEQLQIADGEMLALHVRDMQGTTGLPDQSRRAPQQRRRPGGQDPELIRLQILGDPNLRAEATRQQPQLAAVLDDPQRFAQLFNQSYDREQREREERQRQIARLNEDPFDIEAQQKIEEMIRQERVMENLQNAMEHNPEVFGRVHMLYVDVEVNGHRVKALVDSGAQATIMSPSCAEACGIMRLVDKRFAGVARGVGTANIIGRVHSAQIKVGTMFLPCSFTVMEGKQVELLLGLDMLKRYQASIDLAKDKLIIQGEEVSFLGEAEIPKESEEALEEEPRLPGPAGTTIGQRSGVVSGPEGAAAAAPTQQTLPQGRPAPQQQQQQPAAPTFPEEHINQLMALGFPREAAINALQATGGNVEFAAGLLFGA from the exons ATGCCCATGTCCACACTCCGCGAAGCCATCCAAGCCGAGACCAACATCGCACCCACCTCCCAACACCTCTACCACAACGGTCGCTTGATCCAAGATGACACTCAGACGATGGAACAGTTGCAGATTGCCGACGGCGAGATGTTGGCGCTACACGTGAGGGACATGCAAGGAACCACTGGCTTGCCGGACCAGAGCAGAAGGGCACCGCAGCAGCGCCGGCGACCAGGAGGACAAGACCCAGAGCTCATTCGCCTTCAGATCCTGGGCGATCCAAACTTACGTGCCGAAGCCACCCGCCAGCAGCCCCAGCTCGCCGCCGTTCTCGATGATCCCCAGAGATTTGCCCAGCTTTTCAACCAGAGCTACGACCGTGAGCAGCGGGAACGCGAAGAGCGGCAGAGGCAGATTGCCCGTCTGAACGAGGACCCCTTTGACATCGAGGCTCAGCAGAAGATTGAAGAGATGATTCGTCAAGAGAGAGTCATGGAAAACCTCCAAAACGCCATGGAGCACAACCCTGAAG TATTCGGACGAGTGCACATGCTGTATGTCGATGTCGAGGTGAACGGCCACAGAGTAAAGGCGTTGGTCGATTCTGGAGCACAGGCAACCATCATGTCCCCTTCATGTGCCGAAGCCTGCGGTATCATGAGACTCGTAGACAAGCGGTTTGCGGGTGTGGCTCGTGGTGTAGGCACAGCCAACATCATCGGACGCGTACACTCTGCCCAGATCAAGGTCGGCACCATGTTCCTGCCTTGCAGTTTCACCGTCATGGAGGGCAAGCAGGTCGAGCTTCTCCTTGGCCTCGACATGCTTAAGCGCTACCAAGCCAGCATTGACTTGGCCAAGGACAAGCTGATCATTCAGGGCGAGGAGGTGTCGTTCTTGGGCGAAGCGGAGATTCCCAAGGAGAGCGAGGAGGCTCTGGAGGAAGAACCCAGATTACCTGGCCCAGCTGGAACGACCATTGGTCAGCGCTCCGGTGTTGTCAGTGGTCCCGAAGGCGCTGCTGCCGCCGCGCCGACGCAGCAAACCCTTCCACAAGGTCGGCCAGCacctcagcagcagcagcagcagccagcGGCGCCAACTTTCCCGGAAGAGCATATCAACCAGCTCATGGCTCTGGGTTTCCCTCGTGAAGCCGCGATCAATGCTTTGCAAGCTACAGGTGGCAATGTCGAGTTCGCAGCCGGTCTCTTATTCGGGGCATAG
- a CDS encoding methyltransferase domain-containing protein codes for MFAVPGWSVAAEGLKTETQVKKASNTAKNESKKRKRANKQEKKEKKAPTSGANSVLVNPRVFGEKREDAPPATAEADHDGDDADEAEAETPKPSKKQKKEKKGSKSDGGEKTQETPKSDKKGKKQRKEMSSNEDEPATPAAETTPSKTSQKAALTNKQEKLEKKKNQDAAAAIAASVPPVPPAAAKLTPLQRSMRQKLISARFRHLNETLYTRPSAQAYQLFEDSPEMFSEYHEGFRRQVEVWPSNPVDGYIRDIKLRARARFPNARGGGRPGGAPSKPDGPQPLPRTDGTCYVADLGCGDARLASTLEPESKKLKLKIMSYDLHSPAKHVTKADIANLPLENDSVDVAIFCLALMGTNWLDFIEEAYRILHWKGELWIAEIKSRFGPVHRKNAVVSHSVGNRKKAAAAAAGKKTKEPEETEEDRTALAVEVDGHEDKRGETDVSAFVEALRKRGFVLAGQGEGNKGAVDLSNKMFVKMHFIKGAVPTKGKGLVAAKAAGYVDKEKKQKRFVWETEEDKVDETGILKPCVYKIR; via the coding sequence ATGTTCGCTGTCCCAGGATGGTCCGTCGCGGCCGAGGGTCTCAAAACCGAGACCCAGGTGAAGAAGGCCAGCAACACCGCCAAGAATGAGAGCAAGAAGCGCAAGAGAGCCAACAAGcaagagaagaaggagaagaaggcgccTACCTCGGGCGCTAACTCCGTTCTGGTGAACCCTCGCGTCTTTGGAGAAAAGAGGGAGGATGCTCCCCCTGCCACCGCCGAGGCTGATCACGATGGTGACGATGCGGATGAGGCCGAGGCCGAGACGCCCAAGCCGAGCaagaagcagaagaaggagaagaagggaaGCAAGAGCGATGGAGGAGAAAAGACACAGGAAACACCCAAATCCGACAAGAAGGGGAAGAAGCAGCGCAAGGAAATGTCCAGCAACGAAGATGAGCCAGCCACACCAGCAGCAGAGACCACACCGTCAAAGACGTCACAGAAGGCAGCCTTGACGAACAAGCAAGAAAAgctcgagaagaagaagaaccaGGACGCCGCCGCGGCCATCGCCGCCTCCGTACCCCCCGTCCCGCCCGCCGCGGCCAAGCTCACGCCCCTCCAGCGCTCTATGCGCCAGAAGCTCATCTCGGCCCGGTTCCGCCACCTcaacgagacgctctacacCCGCCCCTCGGCCCAGGCCTACCAGCTCTTCGAAGACTCCCCCGAGATGTTCTCCGAGTACCACGAGGGCTTCCGCCGCCAGGTCGAGGTCTGGCCCTCGAACCCCGTCGACGGCTACATCCGCGACATCAAGCTCCGCGCCAGAGCCCGCTTCCCCAACGCTCGCGGTGGTGGACGCCCCGGCGGCGCGCCATCCAAGCCCGACGGCCCTCAACCCCTGCCCCGTACCGACGGGACGTGCTACGTCGCCGACCTGGGCTGCGGCGACGCCCGCCTCGCCTCGACCCTCGAGCCCGAGTCCAAGAAGCTCAAGCTCAAGATCATGAGCTACGACCTCCACTCCCCCGCGAAGCACGTCACAAAGGCCGACATCGCCAACCTGCCCCTCGAAAACGACTCAGTTGACGTCGCCATCTTCTGCCTCGCCCTCATGGGCACGAACTGGCTTGACTTCATCGAGGAGGCCTACCGCATCCTCCACTGGAAGGGCGAGCTCTGGATCGCCGAGATCAAGTCCCGCTTCGGCCCCGTGCACCGCAAAAACGCCGTCGTCTCGCACAGCGTCGGCAACCGCAAAAAggcagccgccgccgccgcaggcAAGAAGACGAAAGAACCCGAGGAGACGGAGGAGGACCGCACGGCTCTCGCCGTCGAGGTCGACGGCCACGAGGACAAGCGCGGCGAGACGGACGTCTCCGCCTTTGTCGAGGCGCTGCGGAAGCGCGGCTTCGTCTTGGCGGGCCAGGGCGAGGGCAACAAGGGCGCGGTGGACCTATCCAACAAAATGTTTGTCAAGATGCACTTTATCAAGGGCGCCGTGCCCACCAAGGGCAAGGGGCTTGTCGCGGCAAAGGCGGCCGGCTACGTGgacaaggagaagaagcaaaAGAGGTTCGTGTGGGAGACGGAGGAGGACAAGGTTGATGAGACGGGTATCTTGAAGCCGTGTGTATACAAGATACGGTAG